The following coding sequences are from one Triticum aestivum cultivar Chinese Spring chromosome 5A, IWGSC CS RefSeq v2.1, whole genome shotgun sequence window:
- the LOC123107902 gene encoding transcription factor JUNGBRUNNEN 1-like encodes MVAKAKMSAMELEMAKVMSDGEVVLGGAGDEEEDDVVLPGYRFHPTDEELVTFYLRRKVARKSLRIEVIREMDIYKHDPWDLPKASTVGGEKEWYFFCLRGRKYRNSIRPNRVTGSGFWKATGIDRPIYSAASGGASGSSVSIGLKKSLVYYRGSAGKGTKTDWMMHEFRLPPVAAAAATNSSPSMQEAEVWTICRIFRRTITYRKQQQPWRPAPAPSAADSSSNTGSFQSSEASDEYMNCLQAPAPAAPYIPQQQQQHQYVSQTSTVDSGNFLYEENMHNQQFQGEWNAAPAAPVPEQKQQNPLSTAVALHQNDHSHAVAANDFYKVEGYLEEIARMLEVTDSAGLYDYRS; translated from the exons ATGGTGGCCAAGGCGAAGATGAGCGCCATGGAGTTGGAGATGGCGAAGGTGATGAGCGACGGGGAGGTGGTGCTCGGCGGCGccggggacgaggaggaggacgacgtggTGCTGCCGGGGTACCGGTTCCACCCCACCGACGAGGAGCTGGTCACCTTCTACCTCCGCCGCAAGGTGGCCAGGAAGTCGCTCCGCATCGAGGTCATCCGGGAGATGGACATCTACAAGCACGACCCATGGGATCTCCCCA AGGCGAGCACGGTTGGTGGGGAGAAAGAGTGGTACTTCTTCTGCCTCAGGGGGAGGAAGTACCGGAACAGCATCCGGCCCAACAGGGTGACCGGCTCTGGCTTCTGGAAGGCCACCGGCATCGACCGGCCAATCTACTCCGCTGCCTCCGGCGGTGCCTCGGGTTCCAGCGTGTCCATCGGGCTGAAGAAGTCGCTCGTCTACTACCGTGGCAGTGCCGGCAAGGGCACCAAGACCGACTGGATGATGCATGAGTTCCGCCtcccgccggtcgccgccgccgcggccaccaACTCCTCCCCGAGCATGCAGGAAGCC GAGGTGTGGaccatctgcaggatcttcaggaGGACCATCACCTACCGGAAGCAGCAGCAgccgtggaggccggcgcccgcgCCGTCCGCCGCCGACTCGAGCTCCAACACGGGGAGCTTTCAGTCGTCCGAGGCCAGCGACGAATACATGAACTGCCTGCAGGCTCCGGCACCCGCCGCTCCGTACATcccccagcagcagcagcagcaccagtaCGTCAGTCAGACGAGCACGGTGGACAGCGGCAATTTCCTCTACGAGGAAAACATGCACAACCAGCAGTTCCAGGGGGAATGGAACGCCGCACCCGCCGCGCCGGTGCCGGAGCAGAAACAGCAGAATCCATTGTCGACGGCCGTCGCCCTCCACCAGAATGACCATAGCCACGCCGTCGCCGCGAACGATTTCTACAAGGTCGAGGGGTACTTGGAGGAGATCGCTAGGATGTTGGAGGTCACCGATTCGGCAGGGCTTTACGACTACAGATCATAA